In Calliopsis andreniformis isolate RMS-2024a chromosome 6, iyCalAndr_principal, whole genome shotgun sequence, the genomic window TTCCATTGAACTGAAATATAGACACATAAAAACTTCGGTCTTTATCTTGATCTATCTCGGCTCGGATTATAGGCCATAATGGTGGTCAACAGAAAGTTTAAAAACTGACAGTAGAAATTTGGGCCAGTTCAAGAACAATTGATATTAAAGTTAACATTTCCAATTAAATGTTAACAATTGATATTAAAGTTAACATTAAGTAATTGGTGTTAGAAATTTCCAAAAATTTTATACGTATATTTCCTTGTTCTTAACAAAGGTAGGTAGAAAACATGACAACTTGTAAGTGTAGAATTAAACTTATTTCGATATTTTAAAATGAAGTGTATTTTATTAAACTTTGTTTTGACCACCATATTACACTAATTATCCATTATTACTTACATTAATGAGTGTAACATGGTttcaaattcttcaatctttttcAGATCACTCCATATAAGTGGTTCATATAAAATCAAGAATGAATAATTTACTTTAAAAAAAGACACCACGAAGGCCATAACACAATTTGAGGACAAAATTCAAAACGAAACACTAAAGAATAGTgactaaaaatattaaatgcaTATAAAGTATTTTCATCACTGATCAACATAGAGAGCCTAAAAATGTAGGTATAAAAACGAACCGTGCGTGCTTCAACTACGTTCATTATTACCCACCGCTTTTGTAACGGTCGTGAAGCAACATTTGCATATGAGATTTTATTGCGGCACAGGCAGAACAATGTAGGATAGCTGGCATGCTCGCAGGTCAACAGTATTCCTCGGTCAATGAGCGAATATATCTTATGCCGTTCAAACGGCAGAAGAATTCATCCAAAGAACAGTATTGTTTCTTCAGTTAACTGATACACGCCTGTGGGATCTCCTCGTTCCAGCCTACGTACTGTTCTAATTGCTCGGGGAGAATTTCATGGGAAAATTTCGTTCACGACGAAACTTGGAAAATTGCTTTGCCGATGAAGCAAAGGGACGAGCATTGGTCACGTCAGTAAAACCTTAACGCTGACCTAATTATCGCTTCGGGTGTCGTAGAAACAATTTGAAATTCTTCAAGGATTTGAAATACTTTAACAAGTATTCCAAACAAACAAGTGCCAAACCTGCACGATATGCAAAAATacacaaaatatagaaaattaaatatactTTATGATGCTTAGAAGATGAAATAAATCTTTAAATTGGTTCCATTTCACTAATCGTACTTATCAAGATaagaatttgcataaaaatccgcaatcTAATGATTACGGTATCTCTATAGGAATGAAGAATTAAGCTTAAAAGGCAAACAACGCGAAGAAATATAATTTTCCAAGAAGAAAGTATGAAATGTCTATATCGTATGAGATTAAGACATTTCAGACTgagtattattaatattaaataaagtatttaaaGGCTagtatataaataataatttttaattgcCATTTGTCCATCATTATACTTTTATCTGACAATCAGAACGACACTTTCGAAAAAATATGTGATTTCAGGTAGTAACAGTTATTCAGTTTTGTATTTTTAGTTGGAATAAGATTCAAAACAATGGTCCATGTTCCTAGAATATAAGCAATAATTATACTGGTTACTTGAACTATTTTGGTAGCTTTAATAATTTGATAATAAACCTAGCTTGACTTGAAAAGTTTTTAGATCACCATAGAATCAAAAGTATGCTACGTTTTACAAGAAATCatgaatataaaacgaatatcacTGAAATGCGAgagtttgaaataaatattctaaAACTATTATAATATTTGGAAATTATTCTAGACGGATttataaatgtttaaaaaataatgtaaaaacTGAAATCTTCAGAATTATTCTAAAAGTagttaaatgaaaaataataatacCTGAAAAATACCATAAAAGCAATTGTAAAACCTTTCAAATAGATTAAACATTAAAAGATTTTATGGGTAAGTACTGCAAAAACTAATATCCTAACTAAACGATatacttttaaaatattttaaaatcttaCCAAATTCGTAAAATTCTCTAAATAGAaatgtactataaaaatacattaaaatatcATTATATTTTGAAAGTTTAATTCCTTCaactaaaaatgaaaatatatctGCATTACCTATATCCGAGAATTCAACATAATTTTAGGTAAGTAAATATTAAATCCTTTTTCGATGAAGAACTTCATCATTTGAAGTTTAACAAACGACCAAAAAAAAAGTATCTTCTAAGTAACCTCGAAAAGAAAAGCAAAGATCTTGCTGTcataacttttttacttaacGAGCAGTTTTTTCTAGTCATTCACTAAATTCGTCAATCGCGGTTCCATAATATGAAAGAAAGATAGAAAGAAGCGTTTGAGAAAGTCATGCTCTTTTCCTCTAGCTCTCTATTCATTACGCAACAAATAAAAAGTATAAACAAGGCCACGTGAACACAGCTATCGTACGAAGAATACTACCTACACACCAAAACGACAATATGCCCGACTTTGTCCCTAGTACCACTGTTAACCTTTCCTGGCAGAGTTTCAGGCGCATAAGGTGAAAGGATACAATGCCTGAACACCCAGATGAGACGCGGACAAAAGACGTTCGACAGGTAGGCACCGAAATCTCGGGGCCCAGAAATTATCCTTTGGAATGCCTCGTTCTTCGAGCAAGTCGAATTCTTTTGTGCCTGTCGAGGCACAACGTGACGGGAATATCTCCCGAAGTCGTAAATATTAGTAACTTTTCATGGTCTCGAAACAGACGATTGTCAGAATTTACCTCCGTCCGACCATTTTTCAAATTGGTTCAAACGGTTCGCCATGGCCTTGACTCAAATTCTCTGGTTACCTCGGGCTTAAAAAGCAAAGGCAACGATTTAAATATAATCATGGGGAACGCTTGGCATACGGGCATCGAGCGCGGATCATTAGAAACACTTTACCGAGAAGAAACAGATACGACGATACGAGTGCCTACAACATGGCTCGAAGATACGAGCAGGAAAGGAACCGAGGTCCTGGTGTTAAGGGAGCCAGGCACAGAAAACACTCGGAAAAGAGAGTGAGCAACAAGAGGCTTCGCCGACATCACTCTGTTTTCATGACCGTTAAATAAATACCACAGAGTGGAAGTTATATCCTATAGTCCCCATCGAGCTACGTGAAAGCGCTCGATGGGCACAATGAGCCGACTGTACCAATCTAACCACGTGTTCTTCGATATAATTTTCGCGCTGTAAAACTGGAAGGCTCGAGCGCAGCTGGCGCCTTTTTCCCCTCCACTAAAGAGGTCAATCAGACTCGACGGACACGGCAACACTTCCTCCCACGCATGATCTCCTGAAAACCGAATAACATGTTTAAATTGTTTCCACGCTGACAAGGCTCGATTCGATTTGTCTACCAGTTTCCACTAAATTAGCGcttatttcttaaaatataaCTCTAACCCTAGAAGAAAGGAAACATAATATTTTGTTCCCACGGCGAATGTATTCAGAAAGATAAAAAAGGGATGTTTTACTGCTTCTTTTTTCTGACCGTAAGGATACCGAACAACGAAATTGGCAGAGGTAATCGAACGAATTTCGTTGGCATTGAAAGGGAATGGGCCTCCCTACAAGTTGCATAGAGCAGGCAGTCTGGATCTTGCGATGGACCAGCCATAGATACGTATAGCGCCTCCTACCCGCGCTTTTCGCCGAGTATCGATCTGATATCCTCCCGTCCCCCTGCTCTCCTGGTCGACCAGTGTTTGCCTCGAGAGCCACGAGCGTGTCTGCACCCAGTCACACCGTGTACCCATGTACCAACACACGCCACGGAGCCAGGCTCTGGCGTGCTCGTAGTGGTAAGGCTCGATTCTTGCCTGCCGCAAGACCGTTTGAAAATTCACCGTGCCAGGATTCCTTCCTAATACCGTTTTCAGGCCTGCCAATTGTCCGGTCGATCCCAATTATAAACCGACCATTTATTACTGCTTCGGTACCTGGCTTTCACGCTGCTTTTTCAACCTTCCTAGTTCTCTTAAAgtttatggttcaatacacagcaTTTCCTCGTTTATGAGCTCATTGATATATTCCAGGGGTGCTCAAACCTTATCAGGACAGGGTCAAATTTTGTTCGTTAAAAATACTAGATAGCGGCATCCTTTATTGTCAGTTAAAAGTTATTTAgaagaataaataatttaatagttGTTATTCCTGAATAACGAATAAATCAAAACTACTCGTTATgtattcaaaattttttaatgaaagaaTGAAGAAACTTCTGTTTTCAATTAGTTTCGTTTGTACTCCGAAAGAGATACAGGTATTGATAGATACATTAACGTGTATATTATATAGATGTATAATTTATAACACCGATTTTACATATTGTATGTGTATATAAATGAAATgataagaaatataataataatacgccATACAGACATTAAAACCTTAGTATAGTAAATTGTGAAATAAATTATTACTTCCTATTTTGAAAGTTTAGGCTGATTACATCGTAGATTAGGTACTAGATTCCAGATCATTACATCTCATATGAGCCATAATATACATACCGAACACTGTCACTTGTGCAACTACGAAAATAAAATTGATTGCAGATATATTTAGCCATTACTACTTTTATGGTCTTGGAACTTTATAGATAGGAGGGTACACTACTTCCTTACAGACAACAGCGAAATGCAACTATACATAACAATAAAATCATGTACCTAAATAATATCTTACCGAGAGCTAAACACGGAATTATATATATAGAGAAGATAGAAACTTCTgacataaataataataattgaaagaagttatttttattcatataaaattttattcgaATGATGCTCAACACTAACTACCTTAATTCTCACtggtaaagaaaaaaaaatagattAAGTAATACATTTGAAAGCATGGGGTACAATACAAAAATTAGGTGCAGTTAAATTGTTTACATAATGTATAACATTAGTataagaatatcctcgattctgaatcattTAATTTTATCTCATGAAGTTACAAACGTTTAAATTTATAAACGATTTAAAGATATAGCTTGTCTCGGTTGTGATATATACTTTGTATGTACAGGGTGATTAGgttatctggaaaccctctaatgagtCTTGGCAGCACTTAGAATACTAACAGtaattacaataaatgctgccaatacTCAGagagtttccagataaactaatCACCCTGTATGTAAATACCTACATATGCATGTATACACTATATATAGTTAAAACTTTATAGCTCAGTCTCATTGTCAGTGCTATGTTAAATTAAAAATGAGTTCGTTTATGTAGAAATGTAAAAACTatatttaaagaatttttttGGGAAAAAAGATTtagtataaattaattttttaatattcataatGAGGGAAAAAGAACTGCAGAATATCTAAAGCAGCTGTGGTTTGGTCGCCATTGCTATATTCctcatattttaatattatatttaacaTTTCAAGAAAATGAGTTTCACTTTTTATGCACTGCTAAATTTGAATGTTGACAGCAGTGTGTTCTCTTCTATGGACTCATGAGTAAATCGTAAATCTCTAGTGAGGAGACATTGCATTCACTGTGTACCGAACATTTTCATGAATTAATATTCTGAATTTGTGTATTTCCTGATACATgctttatataataataataattataagtcATTTCAGATTTCATTGCTACTGTTGAATTGAAATATACTTTGAAACTAAAGGGTAGAAATACACGTGAAGTTTCTTCCCTGTGATTCGACCTGCACGTACATCCAGCTCAGACAAATTTAGTCGCATCGATACTTTTTATCTCTTTCTTACACGGGAATCATTGAAtaagagagagaaagatagCAAATGTCGATGCAGCCAAGATAGTTGAGTTGGCCGTCTATATGATTAACACTTCAATTAAGCACGAATGAAATCATTTTCCCACCGTAAATTTTATATACATCCTCGTCTCCCGCAAATCGTTTTATCGACCCGACGTTGAGAAAAAATGTCAACGCCAActacaaattcaaattttatcaTCGATATTTTCACCTTGCAGTGTGGAGGGAGAGTAGGAGGGAGACGGAGGAAGAGTGTACTGAACGCGGGAATAATCGCGTACACGTGGACGTGTACTATTGACAAATTGGCGCGAAAAAATGTCTAATCTTGGTAACGGTTTTTAGCGTCGCAATTATAACGTACAGTACGTACATGATTACGGTGACAAAAACTTAATGAAATGGTATTTGAGCAAGGAAGAaatgaaattataatataaagTCACGACTATTTAATTTTATCCGTTCATTAAATCAAATTTTTATAAGAAAAAATAGCTAAGAGTCAAGGTAATCGAAAAATAATTAGGATTCGATTTATAGGAGAGTACAAAATTTTCTAGAAGTAATATGTATGTACTTGTACAGAATATGTAGAACTACTCTTTTAAAGTTAAAAATTTTTGTTAAGTTTATCATTTTAAGGTTTGAATCGAATATTCATTTTGTCCACCTCATTTTGCTTTAAGAGGAACTGACTCAGTTTCCTGAAAAATTTCGCGTGTTATGCACAACACGCAATCCTTTGACAAAACGCGTTACCCTAAATGTTTCACGAGCTACAAGTTGTTGCGTGCTCGAACATAAACGTGGGACCGAACCCCAACATGAAAAATTTTGTTGGCGTTCTCAAATGCTTGACCTGAAGCTAAAACCGATAAATAACTACTCCGTGTGAATTTACatattaaataattaagaaTTCCTGTCAAAACGTTTTATTTCTAATCCtctaactgtgtatttatagttattattaacactTTAATGGCTACACGTCTACGCAGTCAAACGCTATCACACACATGTTGTGTGAGCGGCCATTGAAGTGTTAATGATTAACATTATAATCAACGATGTTATTCTTATTTACCAATTGCAATTCTAAATTGAGTTTACAATCAGAAGaacctaataaaaaaaattggcgGGAGCAAGCCTTGTATCTGAACTCTGTTATTAGGCACAATGACAATCACTGTTCACAAATCTTCCCATTACAGTGATTGGAATAGTGGTTATACAATTCATAATTCGAAATGACCGTTTTTATAGATTCTACGTTTCGAAATAATCTTCACAATCAAATTGGGAAACATATGCGCAACCAAATTTGAATTCATGCTGATGATACACAGAGCAGTAACTGTAAACTCTAAGCACCACATAAGAGCGTAATTCACGAAGCTTTTTCACGGCTATCTTTCCACACCTTGGAAGCGACTTTTTTAGCTCATTCGAGAGACACTCTCTGCCTCTACCTTATACTACGGAACAATTACGCGATTTGAGTGTTCCATACGAGTGAGCCTTTGATAACCAACAGCAATAACAAGAAGGCAAGGAAGGTACAACAGTTGTGTTTATCCTCGAGTCACGATGctcgaaaagaaagaaaaaaaaaagggagGCAACCGCAAAGAGGCCCACAGAGTCGAGCATGACATCGATTCACGTCAGGAAGCGACTCTTCTTTACCCGCGGTGTAAAAAAAACTACTCAACGAACAAAAAACATCTGGCTGCGCGGGACGGGTGACAAGCAATCATTCGTAAACGCGCAAACATGGCGGATAAGTAAATTTGCTTTCACCATTGTTCcctaataaattgatatttcgtTTGGAACCGGCAATCGAAGGCTCATACTTTATTCCGAACGCGAAAAGTATAATTTGCTCGGATCTGATTTCGCTGGAGTCTGTAGGATTATTTCCTGCGGTGGGCATATGGCGAGGGGTAGAGTTCCCAGAAAGTTCCCACGGTCAATAGCTTTCGTGGCTGTGAGGCTTGGAAAGTACTTGAGGGTCCCCCTCTTCGCTCTAGCCTCTCCCCTCTTATGGTCTGTCATTCGCAACCATTTTCGAAAAACGTCCTTCCGGGAAAACCCGACACGAAAAACCGATAAATCTCCCGCCGAACGATGCACCGTTACAAAAATTACAATGGAATCGATTATGCACTCCCTTAACGACGACCCTCGCCGAAAATCGATATGGTTACGGGTTTACGTAGATCCTAATCCCCCCTCCCCTATCAGGCTCGAAAATGGGCACCTTTAATTATTCCTCTCCCCTGCTCCTCCCCCCTGCTATTGATTACCTGCCACGGCTACTACGAGGGTAATTTTAGGCAAAATATTGGATTGAAATTTATAACAGTGTCTACTCCCGTATTTTGAATAACCAGTAATCGTTACTGATTACAAATATTCGTTTATGTCGACTGAAAAGTAAGCGTTAAAGTCAATGTACAATTAAAtacgaaaatcctgaattcggaGAGATGTTGAAAATGGAAAATATCTGCCATTTTCTATGTCATTGACTAGAGTATGGATACTACTGTATCTTGAGACAGCGATATTCGATCGCGTGCAAGCACAGGAGCACGGGTGCTCGCAAGTAGTGCGATGCGCGGCAAAACAATGGCCCTTGCCGCCGGAAATACATATTATACCGCCTAAGGTTTCCCCCCCAGTAAATGCACTTTCTTCCCGCCGAAAGTTCCACGAGCCGAGGTCCCGCATTCTGGCTCTCGCGATGACTCACTCATTCAAGTTTGCGACCCACCACTCATCTCCCTACACCGATTGTTTATTCTCGGGCACACGCTCTCGGCAAATATATCGTATCGTCATGGTGACATCGGCTGCGGCCACCTACGTCGCCGTCAAGTCGTCGTAGCGCGGCAAACGTACGAATCGCAAGGCTTCCGTATTGTGGAAAAAGCTACGAAAGTTGCGCACACCGGCAACGCACGGggaggaaaaattgttgtccGAACCGGATTGACACCTTGGGCTTTCGTAAATAAACAGACGAATGTAAACGCCATGGCGCGTACGCACGCTAAACCATGCGAAacgaaaagagaaaaaaaaattgGCGTACAGAGCAACGTCGCACTGCCCCCCTCGCGAACCTAATACTCGAAAGTCTCTTTGGTAGACGGCGGGCCGGTAAAGCGGACTAGATATTTTTTTACAATTCTTCCGAGGAGATTCGCGCGCGATAATATGTAATAGGACTTACCGTTTGTTCGACGATCCTTGGAGCACGTCGTCCTCGCAAAGAAACACCACTTTCACACATATATTTACGGGAGAGTTACGCGATTTTTGGCAGCGACCATGCATAAACGAACACCGACACAAGGCCCCCTTTATGGAACTGAAGTAACGTTGACACGGCAGGCTTGTGAACAAAGACCACGCACGATTTCAAATCCCTACGCGACGATTGGCTGACCACACTCACGTGACTTCCCAGGTCTCCAGCTATTGGCCGTTCGTTTGGGTTCGCTAGGACACTTTGAACGATGCACTCATGCACATGGCTGACAAAGGGGTATTTACGGGGGAATTTTCTACTATGATCTATCACAGGATTATCACTTACTACGAGCGATAACGATTTTCTAGGGGTGATCGTCCATTAAAGAGCCAATCGCGCGCGTAAAGCAGCCGGCAGGCGCGTCACGACTGACGAAAACGATCGTGTTTTCTCCCTAACCTTCCCCACTTCAAAATGGCCGAACCCAAACACGAAACAAAACCAGTCCCTCTGGGCATATATCGATATATTTTAATCTTATTTAGGAACTGAAAAATTGCTACTATTTTTTACGATCGTTTCGGATATAAATATCTCACAACATTAATCGGAAACGCGCGAATTCGACGCGAGAAAAGAACGAAAATATTGGACGAGTCCATCAGTTTACTAGGGAGGGGAGTATGGCAGTTTCGTTTTAAGAATGAAGCATCTTGATAATGGCGGGAATGCATTCACGCGCGCGCACTGATTTATTGACTTTGACGTGAGAAAAAATCCACTTGTCACTGTCAAGTTGCGTTTTCAAATTTGTCACACTTTTTCAACTCCAAATGTGGAACAAACGTGACGATACGATCAATTTTTGACGAAATTTCGCACAGAATGTGAACTTCTAATACCACCGAGGTCAATGGACGTATTCTTACAGTAGTTTGTTTCATTATATTTTCCGATTCATTTGTAACAAATATTAATATCATAAATGTAATTTTGCTATacgttttataatttttttttttttttttttttttctaacaatcatgtatacatgtatgtatgtaaaGTAAAATTTGTACAACTTCAAAATTTAACATCACACTTGATTTCCTATTACTAATATGGCACACTGCCGTTGAGGcagaaaataaatttcaatcttGTACGAACATTCATTGTGTTTTTTTATGTACATTTTAAAACTTATAATTGAAATTGCTAAATGCAGTACCTTATTTAAAATTCATTCACTTGGTCCCCACAATGAGTTTATCTTCCGTTTGTAACAGCGAAAACATTTGCTTTTTGTTGCACTAGATTTCTATAGTCTCACTTTATCTCATTCATTAAATTTTAAGACTGACCTCTTTGGCACAGTACAATGTATATGTTTTTACTTTTATATTGTACTATTGCACATTTAACATTTCCTTTGTGTAACAAATTCAACAAATTATATACACGTAAATAAACTACATTTTATCTCCTTCAAGAATGATAAACTCTGAAGCTCGTATAACATTCTTATATAGGTTCTATGCAGATTACTGATATTTCATTTTCACTTGATTTACGATATTGAATCGTTTATGTTATATTAACATATGGCTCTATTAGAATTTCTTTCTATGTTCTATCATTTATGCTTCTACGGTTTTTCATCTAATAAGTTTGATTTCTTAGAGACATTTTTAATGCATTCTTAAATGCATAATCTCTGGTTAAACATTTGCCACTGCTGGAATTATTTTCATGTATATTTCAATGCCTTTTAAGAAAATATCTTTGTTCAAATGCTCATCGTGGTCATGGAGAagtattttcgttttattcatAGGTGAGAAACCAATAGCAGGAATTCCaacctacaatataaatataagaaatcTTAATTCTCCGTATAATATTAGGTACTTCATAAGAATATGAATAAAAAAGATATTTACCTCTCGCACATAACGACTATCTGTTCCACCAGGGAAGATTCCTATTTGCAAAGTTATTCCAAGACTGTCACAAGACTTTTTAAAAGCCAGCCAATAAGGATTACTGTCATCTAGTTTTGTACTTTCAATTTTGGGATTCTTTTGTTCAAATGAGTAAGTGACATTTTTTCCAGCTTCTTCACACCATTTCTTGATCATTTCTTCAAAGTTTTCATGCTCAACTGAAGGATCCAAACGAAGATCAAAAATTGCAGTCAATGATGTGGGTAACACATTTGTTTGTACACCACCCTAAAATGAATTATATTTAGAAcgttaattatttttaacataTAAAATAGGATAAACATTGTTTAATGAAAATATGTCGTATCTctctaaaaagaaaaataaaaaaaaaattaaaatactcaCTGTTGTAGTTTGCTCTTCTAAAAGCACAGACATGTAATAATAACATTTCGATATGAAAACATgaataaatatgaaaatttattcCGAAATAACATTTAAttctatttaattaaatttattactATTTCTATAACTTTCAATGCAATTTTAATCAGATAACATGAAAATATATATGTAGAAAAATTAGCAAGTGTAAATATACATGTACCTTTAGCTGTGTTAAATTTACAGTTGTAACATCACCAAGTTGGATTTTTGGATCTTTCAATTTTGCCTTTTCTTTGGCTCTTAAATCCATGAACTTGTCAATTATCGTTCTTAGTTTTTCTCCAGCTGTACTGTCTACTAACAAAGATCCATGGCCAGGAGTGCCAGAACACTCAACAGCAATATGCCAAATAGATCTTTCACCATAAAACATGTAAAATTGTTCCTCAGGACAGGGTATACCTTCGTCCAATGCAAAACCTATGTTTAAAGCTTGGAAATCTTTTGTGTGTACAAAATCTTTCATGCCAAGAACACCACCAATTTCTTCATCTGGCACAAAGGATATATGAATTGTTCTTTTGAAATGTTCTCCAGCTAGCTTCATACGACGAATTGCTTCCAAATACTGTATCCCAACACACTTCATGTCCTGGCTACCACGAGCATAAATGTTTCCTTGCTCATCCATGTGAGCATTAAATGGAGGATAAGTCCATTTAtcctaaaaatttaattttagttaTTATTGATTTAtgcatttgaaataaaaaataatgttgTTAAAGATAAATTATTTGATGTATTTCATTATTTCTAGTCTAATCAATTAAGAATGTAATATAAGAGAGACTAATGCACATTATTAGGTATCAAACAGAGATTAGAGGAaggtaatatttaaaatatttactttACTATGGTTGAAAAATATGTATTGTTTTTCTCAATGTTTTGTTATAAACAGAAGCAATTTAGAACATAACAAGGTACACATTATTATAACCATTGTTTATAATTTTATTCCAATGAATGGTTTAAAGATAGCTTTACGAGAATAGCTTCATTTTctttaaatgttcaaataaaTCATTTGAAAGTATGCTTTTACGTGAATGAATGATTTCAGCAATCAATATTTTGAATGCATCTAAAGCAAAGATATGAGATCAAAATCTTCCTTTATAGaggtattaaaataaaaaatgtgtgAAATTAACTCAGGAGGTTTATTCAAATATAAAATcaaatagaattatttaaataatatccaAATAACAAAATagttcaaacaaaaaatattttttaaactaatACAAATTACTTAAAAATCACTCTTACCAAGATATattaactatttaaataattacctTTAAATGGTTTTATTCAAATAGTGTACAAATCAATATACTCACTTCAAAAACTGGCACAACATCCATATGGCTATTTAAAAGAATAGCTGGCTTGGATGGGTCTGTACCTATCCATGTGATAACCACAATTGGTTTGTTAGGATGGACATGATAAATTTTAAGTGGCAAATCCAAAGACTTGGCTTGTTTTTGTAAGAAAGCAATGCAATCAtctgtaaaataaaaattatcggTATATTACTCCATTATTAGAACTTCAAAACCCTCAGACAATTGTATGGAAATGTATTTCGATtacataaatattgaaataagatAAAAGTGCAGAAAGAAGTACAATGCATTTGTCAATTATCTAATCTTATCTTTCAGTGATAATTTTCTATCTCTACCCGAAATTTCCACAGATTCATGAACAATAACATAACACCCTCATTTTATTATGttgataataatattaataagtggATTGTCCTAACAGAGTTAAAATACGATTACACAACACCAAACAAAACACACATACAAAAATAACAAGAATTGTACCAACTCCAATGAGCATTTCATTTTAACAATACAAAGAAttttaataacatttttttccCAAAGCACTGGAAAGCTTTCGTGACCCACTGCCTACACAATTTAGGTCAATCACGAATCGTCCTTGAGAAACAATCTTGTATAGATCGTATGGATCATGTAGCAATTTACTAAACTGAATTCATTTCTAGGGAACGACTTTATCGAAGTTCCCCGGTACGTGCTCTCAACGTTGAGGAAGAATACAAAAACAGAAATAACATCCCGAACATGCAGGGTGGGGCATGCAATGGCCGGATAGCGTCTTCGACGCTATGAATCTCTGTCGCTAGGAGAGATCAAAGCCTTCGCGAGTCTTCTAAGTCTCGATAGTTAACATTTTGAACGGATTTACAGACCCACGAGTTCGAGGGATCGGCGAGGGGAGCCCAATTTACTTAATAAGGAAACGTTAACAGACTTGTCCCGAGCACGCAATATGCTCGG contains:
- the LOC143180668 gene encoding aminoacylase-1; this encodes MSSLSQAQLDATAVENFREYLRIPSVQPNINYDDCIAFLQKQAKSLDLPLKIYHVHPNKPIVVITWIGTDPSKPAILLNSHMDVVPVFEDKWTYPPFNAHMDEQGNIYARGSQDMKCVGIQYLEAIRRMKLAGEHFKRTIHISFVPDEEIGGVLGMKDFVHTKDFQALNIGFALDEGIPCPEEQFYMFYGERSIWHIAVECSGTPGHGSLLVDSTAGEKLRTIIDKFMDLRAKEKAKLKDPKIQLGDVTTVNLTQLKGGVQTNVLPTSLTAIFDLRLDPSVEHENFEEMIKKWCEEAGKNVTYSFEQKNPKIESTKLDDSNPYWLAFKKSCDSLGITLQIGIFPGGTDSRYVREVGIPAIGFSPMNKTKILLHDHDEHLNKDIFLKGIEIYMKIIPAVANV